The DNA region AGCGCGATCCGCGCGATCCCGGTCTTGCCGCGCATGGGCCACCCGTCCGGGTGATCCGTGAAGGTGGCTTCCGGGAAGATCACGACGCATTCACCCTCACGGACGGCGCTGACGGCGTCGCGGTACGCGTCCGACGCCGTGGCCGCCCCGCGGTAGACCGGGATGTGCCTGCCGGAGCGCATCACCGAGCCGATGACGGGCGCATCCCACAGGCTCGCCTTCGCCAGGTAACGCGGCACGCGCCCATGGGCAAGGCAGTACGCCGTCACCGTCGTCGGATCGGCGAACGACAGGTGGTTCGACGCGACCAGGAAGCCGCCGGACGAGGGCAGGTGCTCCCCGCCGCGCACCCGGAACCGGGTGAACAGCACCAGGAACGGCCACACGACGTTGATCGCGAAGGCGAACCAGGCGCCCCGGCCGGCGCGGGCGAAGCGCCGGCCGAAGGCGATCATCTGGCGGAACGTCAGCAAGTCCCCCGAAGCGGGGCTCAGCGCGGTCCAGCGTTCACGGGGTCTCAGCACCATGGACGTAATTCGTAGCCGAACCCGCTCCGGTTCGGCTACGACCACGCGCGAACGCGGCGCGGATCACACGCGTTCGAGCACCACCACGGGGATCTCGCGGTCGGTCTTCTTCGCGTACTCGTTGTAGTCCGGCCACACCGCGGCGAGCTTCTCCCACAGCTTCGCGCGCTCCTCGCCTTCGAGGGTCCGGGCGCGCGCGGTGAACTTGTCCGCCTTCACCTGGGCCTTGACCTCGGGGTTGGCCTGCAGGTTCTTGTACCAGCCCGGGTCCTCCGGCGCGCCGCCCTTCGAGGCCACGATCACCGGGTTGTTCTGCTCGTCGAACTGGTAGATCAGCGCGAACTTGCGGTCCTCGCCGGTCTTGCGGCCCTTGGTGGTGAGGATGAGGCAAGGCGCGCCCTTCTCCCAGTCGTGGCCCACCTCGCCGTCGGTCTCTTCGTAGCGACGGACGTGCTCGTCACCGAAAAGCATGTCTGTGTTCCTCTCGTCCTGGCGTGTACCGGCGCCCACCCAGTCTGACGCGAACCGGTCGGTCGCGCTGATCAACTCGTGCAGGGTGCCGGGTTCGTCGAACGCGTGACCCGAGTCGCCGACCATCACCAGTTCGGCGGAGGGCAGCACCTGGCTGAGCTCCCACGCGGTGATGGCCGGGGTGACCACGTCGTAGCGTCCCTGGACGAGAACACACGGGATGTCGCGGATCTTCCCGGCGTCGCGCAGCAGCTGATCTTCGGCCAGCCAGCCGCCGTGCCGGAAGTAGTGGTTCTCGATCCTCGCGATCGCGAGGGCGAACGCGGGATCGCTGAACGCGTCGATCACTTCGGCCCGCGGACGCAGCTTGACCGTCTCCCCCTCCCACCGGCTCCACGCGATCGCGGCGGGGCCGTGCACGCTGGGATCCGGATGGCTCAGCAGTTCGTGATAGACCTCGATCAGGTTCTCCTGGCGGCGCGAGAACGGCACCGGGGCCAGGAACCGCGACCACGCTTCGGGGAAGAGGAAGGCCGCTCCCCCGCCGTAGAGCCATTGCAGTTCCTTCACCCGCAAGGTGGCCACGCCGCGGAGGACGAGTTCGGTGACCCGGTCCGGATGCGTTTCCGCGTAGGTCAGCCCGAGCACACTCCCCCACGAGCCGCCGAAGACCATCCAGTGTTCGATGTCCAGATGCTCGCGCAAGCGCTCGATGTCGGCGACGAGGTGCCACGTCGTGTTGACGGAAAGATCCGCCTCCGGGGTGGCGCAGTTCGGCGTGCTGCGCCCGCAGCCGCGCTGATCGAAAAGGACGATCCGGTATCGCTCCGGATCGAACAGTCTGCGATGTCTCGGACTCGACCCGCCCCCGGGGCCGCCGTGCAGGAAAATCACCGGCTTGCCCTCGGGATCGCCGCATTCCTCCCAATAGATCTCGTTGCCGTCACCGACGGGCAACATCCCTTGGACGTAAGGTTCGATTTCCGGATAAAGGCCGAGCATGTCCGCCACTATGCCCCAAACGCCAGCTTGGAGGATCGATGAAGGCCCGCCCCCACGTGACGCTGGAAGATGTGGCGCGCACCGCGGACGTGTCGCTCGCGACCGCGTCCCGCGTTCTCAACGGCACCGCCACCGTCCGGGGGGATCTCCGCGAACGAGTGATCGCCGCGGCGGCCGAGCTCTCGTATACCCCCAATGCTCACGCTCAGGCATTGGCCGGTGGCTCACAGCCGACCGTCGGAGTGATCTGCCACGACGTCGGCGACCCGTATTTCGCCGCGATCGCCGGCGGGATCATGCGCGCGGCGAGTGAAAACGATCTTCTGGTGATGCTCGCGAGCACGTTCCGCGATCCGGCCAAGGAGGTCGCCTACGTTTCGACGCTGCGCGCCCAGCGCGCCTCGGCCATTCTGCTGATCGGTTCCGCGTTCGAGGACAAGGCGTGGGAAAAGGCGATGGCCGCCGAACTCGAGCCGTACCGCCGCGGCGGCGGGCATGTCGCCGCGGTCAGCAGGCACCGGGGGCTCAAAGTGGACACCGTCCAGCCCGACAACCGGGGTGGCGGCGCCGCGCTGGCGAAGGCCCTGCTGGACTTGGGGCACCGGCGTTTCGCCGTGCTCGCCGGGCCGAAGAGCCTGACCACCGTCGTCGACCGCCTCGACGGGTTCGCCGCGGAACTGCTGGAGCACGGCGTCGAACTGGCCGAGGACGACGTCTCCGAGGCGGCGTTCACCCGCGACGGCGGCTACGAGGCGATGGAGAAGGTCCTCGCGCGGCCGCGGAAGCAGTGGCCGACGTGTGTGTTCGCGGTGACCGACGTGATGGCGATCGGCGCGATGTCCGCGCTCCGTGACGCGGGTGTCTCCGTGCCCGGCGAGATGTCGATCGCCGGTTTCGACGACATCCCGGTAGTGCGCGATCTCACGCCCGCCCTGACCACGGTCGCGCTGCCGCTGGAGAAGCTGGGCGAACGGGCCATGGACCTGGCACTCAAGGCCTCACCCGGCACCCGGCCGCGTGTGGTGCGGATGTCCGGCGAGGTCGTCCTGCGCCGCAGCACCGCCGCCCCCGCTCGCTGAAACCCTTGTGTGCGGCCCGCCGGGTGACTTAACGTGGTCCGAGAAAGCGCTTTCTCGCACCCGTGCCACGGAGACCCGATGACCTTGATCGACCTTCCCACCGTCGACGGCGGACTGGTGGAGTGGACGCCGCGAGGGGCGGCGACGCCCGCGAAACCGGCCTCGCCGCCGACCTCCCGGATCGCCTACGCGGCCGCGCACGTGGTCGCCGACCCGCTCGCCGCCGCGGACCCCGAAGAGGGCGCCGTGCTGGACTGGGACACCACACTCGCCTTCCGTGAGCACCTGTGGTCCTGCGGCCTCGGCGTCGCCGAAGCCATGGACACCGCGCAGCGCGGGATGGGCCTGGACTGGGCCACCACCAAGGACCTGATCCGCCGCACCGGGGCGCTCGCCGCCGGGCGGCCGTGGGTGGCGGGCGTCGGCACCGATCAGCTCCCCGCCGGCGCGGCCACCGCCGAGTCCATTGTGGACGCTTGGCGCGAACAGCTGGAGCTGGTCGGCGAGGCGGGCGCGATCCCGGTCGTGATGGCCAGCCGCGCGCTCGCCGCGTCGGCCTCCGGGCCCGAGGATTACCATGCCGCGTACGGAAAACTGCTCTCGGTCGCGGACCGTCCGGTCCTGCTGCACTGGCTGGGCGAGCAGTTCGACCCGGCGCTGGCCGGCTACTGGGGCCACGGTGACGTCCGCAAGGCGGCCGAGGAACTGGGCAGGCTCTGCGCCGAGCACGCGGGCGTGATCGCCGGGGTCAAGGTTTCCGTGCTCGACGCGTCGATCGAGACCGAATTCCGCCGGGCACTGCCCGAAGGCGTCAGGTGCTACACCGGCGACGACTTCAACTATCCGGAGCTCATCGCCGGGGACGACCAGGGCCACAGCGAAGCCCTGCTGGGCATTTTCGACGCCGTCGCGCAGGTCGCCGGTGCCGCGCTCGCCCGGCTCGACGAAGGCGACAAGGCCGGTTTCCACGGCTTGCTCGACCCGACGGTCGCGCTGAGCCGGGCCATCTTCCGGGCACCGACCAGGAACTACAAAACCGGCGTCGTCTTCCTCGCCTACCTCAACGGGCATCAGGACCATTTCCGCATGGTCGCCGGCCGCGAGTCGGCCAGGTCCATCACACATCTGGCCGAACTGCTGCGCCTGGCCGACGCCGCGGGCGCGCTCGCCGACCCGGATCTCGCCGTCGCGCGGATGCGGCCGCTGCTGGCCGCGGCGGGGGTGGCCTGATGGACCGGTTGAGCCTGAACCAGATCACCACAAAGGCGTGGTCGCTGCCGGAGGCCGTCGCGGGCTGCGCCGAGGCGGGCGTCCGCTGGATCGGCCTGTGGCGGGACAAGGTCGCCGAGACCGGCGTCGAGGAGACCGCGCGGCTGCTCAAGGAGTACGACGTCGGTGTGTCGTCGTTGTGCCGTGGCGGTTTCTTCACCGGGGTCACCCCGGAAGGATCCCCTGTGGACGGTGTCGCGCAGACCAGGGAGGCGATCGACGAAGCCGCTGCGCTCGGTGCGGACGTCCTCGTACTGGTCGTCGGCGGGGTGAACGGCGACCTCGCCTCGTCGCGGCAGCGCGTCGCGGACGCGGTCGGCGAGCTGGCGCCGTACGCCGGTGAGCGCGGGGTCCGGCTCGGCCTGGAACCGTTGCACCCCATGCAGTGCGCCGAACGCTCGGTCCTGTCCACTGTGGACCAGGCGCTGGCGATCGCGCGGGAGCATCCGGCGGACCAGGTCGGCGTGATCGTCGACGAGTTCCACGTGTGGTGGGACCCGCGGATCGAGGAGTCGATCGCCGCGGCGGCGGGCCGCATCGCCGGATTCCACGTCTGCGACCAGAAAGTGCCCCTGACCGACACCTTGCTGGGCCGCGCGCTGCCCGGCGACGGCCCGATCGACCACCGGCACCTGAAGGCGTGCGTCGAGGCCGCCGGCTACACCGGCCCGATCGAGGTCGAGGTGTTCGACGCCGACCTCTGGCGCGCCCCCGGCGGCGAGGTGCTCGCGGAAACCATCCAGGCCTACCGCGACCACGTTTCCTGACGAAAGTAAGGGTCGCCCGCTGCCCTAGGTCCGCTGTCCGGGCGGCCGTGGTTCCCTACCGTTCGCGGCATGAAACCACGGCTGCTCTGGTGGCTGGGCACAGCGTTGCTGTTGCTCGCCGTCCACACCGACTGGAACGTGCCGCTCGCGGCCTGGGTGTTCCCGGTCTTCCTCCTCCGCTACGCCCGCCTGGTACCCACGCGCCGCGCGATCCTGTTCGTGGGCCTGTCCCTGCTGATCGGGCAGCTGTTCTGGCTCGGTGTCACGAGTCTGCTCTTCGTGCTGTCCGCTCTGCTCGCCTTCACCTTGCTCGCGGTTCTGCAGACGACGGCCTTCCTGGCCGATCGCCTGTTCGCCGACCGCGCCGGTCCGGTGAGGACACTGGTGTTCCCGGTGACGCTCGTCGCCGGTGAATACCTCTTCACGGTGATCACCGGGTTCGGCGACTTCGGCGCGCTCGGCAGCACCCAGTCCACGAACCTGCCGCTGCTCCAGACGGCGTCCGTGACCGGCGTGTACGGCCTCACGTTCGTCCTGGCGTGGTTCGCCTCGGTGGCGAACACCGTTTGGGCGGAAGGGTGGCGGCCGGTCAAGCGCACGGTCGTCGTCCACCTTTGCCTGCTCGGCGTGGTGTTCGCGGCGGGAGGCGCGCGGTTGCTGTTCGA from Amycolatopsis sp. EV170708-02-1 includes:
- a CDS encoding dihydrodipicolinate synthase family protein, with the protein product MTLIDLPTVDGGLVEWTPRGAATPAKPASPPTSRIAYAAAHVVADPLAAADPEEGAVLDWDTTLAFREHLWSCGLGVAEAMDTAQRGMGLDWATTKDLIRRTGALAAGRPWVAGVGTDQLPAGAATAESIVDAWREQLELVGEAGAIPVVMASRALAASASGPEDYHAAYGKLLSVADRPVLLHWLGEQFDPALAGYWGHGDVRKAAEELGRLCAEHAGVIAGVKVSVLDASIETEFRRALPEGVRCYTGDDFNYPELIAGDDQGHSEALLGIFDAVAQVAGAALARLDEGDKAGFHGLLDPTVALSRAIFRAPTRNYKTGVVFLAYLNGHQDHFRMVAGRESARSITHLAELLRLADAAGALADPDLAVARMRPLLAAAGVA
- a CDS encoding 1-acyl-sn-glycerol-3-phosphate acyltransferase, yielding MVLRPRERWTALSPASGDLLTFRQMIAFGRRFARAGRGAWFAFAINVVWPFLVLFTRFRVRGGEHLPSSGGFLVASNHLSFADPTTVTAYCLAHGRVPRYLAKASLWDAPVIGSVMRSGRHIPVYRGAATASDAYRDAVSAVREGECVVIFPEATFTDHPDGWPMRGKTGIARIALETGVPVIPLANWGTHHLLPSDAVLPRAFPRKTVNLIAGPPVDLSDLMTPSPSREVLEEATKRIMTAVTELLIEIRGSRPE
- a CDS encoding LacI family DNA-binding transcriptional regulator, producing the protein MKARPHVTLEDVARTADVSLATASRVLNGTATVRGDLRERVIAAAAELSYTPNAHAQALAGGSQPTVGVICHDVGDPYFAAIAGGIMRAASENDLLVMLASTFRDPAKEVAYVSTLRAQRASAILLIGSAFEDKAWEKAMAAELEPYRRGGGHVAAVSRHRGLKVDTVQPDNRGGGAALAKALLDLGHRRFAVLAGPKSLTTVVDRLDGFAAELLEHGVELAEDDVSEAAFTRDGGYEAMEKVLARPRKQWPTCVFAVTDVMAIGAMSALRDAGVSVPGEMSIAGFDDIPVVRDLTPALTTVALPLEKLGERAMDLALKASPGTRPRVVRMSGEVVLRRSTAAPAR
- the pip gene encoding prolyl aminopeptidase, with protein sequence MLGLYPEIEPYVQGMLPVGDGNEIYWEECGDPEGKPVIFLHGGPGGGSSPRHRRLFDPERYRIVLFDQRGCGRSTPNCATPEADLSVNTTWHLVADIERLREHLDIEHWMVFGGSWGSVLGLTYAETHPDRVTELVLRGVATLRVKELQWLYGGGAAFLFPEAWSRFLAPVPFSRRQENLIEVYHELLSHPDPSVHGPAAIAWSRWEGETVKLRPRAEVIDAFSDPAFALAIARIENHYFRHGGWLAEDQLLRDAGKIRDIPCVLVQGRYDVVTPAITAWELSQVLPSAELVMVGDSGHAFDEPGTLHELISATDRFASDWVGAGTRQDERNTDMLFGDEHVRRYEETDGEVGHDWEKGAPCLILTTKGRKTGEDRKFALIYQFDEQNNPVIVASKGGAPEDPGWYKNLQANPEVKAQVKADKFTARARTLEGEERAKLWEKLAAVWPDYNEYAKKTDREIPVVVLERV
- a CDS encoding sugar phosphate isomerase/epimerase gives rise to the protein MDRLSLNQITTKAWSLPEAVAGCAEAGVRWIGLWRDKVAETGVEETARLLKEYDVGVSSLCRGGFFTGVTPEGSPVDGVAQTREAIDEAAALGADVLVLVVGGVNGDLASSRQRVADAVGELAPYAGERGVRLGLEPLHPMQCAERSVLSTVDQALAIAREHPADQVGVIVDEFHVWWDPRIEESIAAAAGRIAGFHVCDQKVPLTDTLLGRALPGDGPIDHRHLKACVEAAGYTGPIEVEVFDADLWRAPGGEVLAETIQAYRDHVS